One window of Falco peregrinus isolate bFalPer1 chromosome 17, bFalPer1.pri, whole genome shotgun sequence genomic DNA carries:
- the PURB gene encoding LOW QUALITY PROTEIN: transcriptional activator protein Pur-beta (The sequence of the model RefSeq protein was modified relative to this genomic sequence to represent the inferred CDS: inserted 2 bases in 1 codon; deleted 7 bases in 6 codons), with protein sequence MADGDSGSERGGSGSGSGGFATARGGGRRPGPAGGSGGGGAGPEQETQELASKRLDIQNKRFYLDVKQNAKGRFLKIAEVGAGGSKSRLTLSMAVAAEFRDYLGDFIEHYAQLGPSSPEQLAQAAGPPGEDGAGPGPRRALKSEFLVRENRKYYLDLKENQRGRFLRIRQTVNRGPGGPGGFPGGPPGLQSGQTIALPAQGLIEFRDALAKLIDDYGGEEDELXAGPGGGGPGGGGLYGELPEGTSITVDSKRFFFDVGCNKYGVFLRVSEVKPSYRNAITVPYKAWAKFGGAFCRYAEEMRDIQERQRDKLYDRRAGPPGPAAGSGAGDDSDGDDVDDD encoded by the exons ATGGCGGACGGGGACAGCGGCAGC GAgcgcggcggcagcggcagcggcagcggcgggTTCGCGAccgcccgcggcggcgggcggcgg cCGGGTCCGGCGGGGGGgtccggcggcggcggggcgggcccggaGCAGGAGACGCAGGAGCTGGCC TCGAAGCGGCTGGACATCCAGAACAAGCGGTTCTACCTGGACGTGAAGCAGAACGCCAAGGGCCGCTTCCTCAAGATCGCCGAGGTGGGGGCGGGCGGCTCCAAGAGCCGCCTCACGCTCTCCATGGCGGTGGCCGCCGAGTTCCGCGACTACCTGGGCGACTTCATCGAGCACTACGCGCAGCTGGGCCCCTCCAGCCCCGAGCAGCTGGCCCAGGCCGCCGGGCCGCCGGGCGAGGAcggcgccgggcccggcccccgccgcgccctCAAGAGCGAGTTCCTGGTGCGGGAGAACCGCAAGTACTACCTGGACCTGAAGGAGAACCAGCGCGGGCGCTTCCTCCGCATCCGCCAGACCGTCAAccgcggccccggcggcccGGGGGGCTTCCCCGGCGGC CCCCCCGGGCTGCAGAGCGGCCAGACCATCGCGCTGCCGGCC CAGGGCCTCATCGAGTTCCGTGACGCCCTGGCCAAGCTCATCGACGACTACGGGGGCGAGGAGGACGAGCT GGCGGGCCCCGGGGGCGGTGGGCCGGGCGGTGGGGGGCTCTACGGGGAGTTGCCCGAGGGCACCTCCATCACC GTGGACTCCAAGCGCTTCTTCTTCGACGTGGGCTGCAACAAGTACGGCGTGTTCCTGCGGGTGAGCGAGGTGAAGCCGTCCTACCGCAACGCCATCACTGTCCCCTACAAGGCCTGGGCCAAGTTCGGCGGCGCCTTCTGCCGCTACGCCGAGGAGATGCGCGACATCCAGGAGCGCCAGCGGGACAAGCTCTACGACCGGCGCgccggcccgcccggcccggcagcGGGCAGCGGCGCCGGCGACGACTCCGACGGTGACGACGTGGACGACGACTGa
- the LOC129785814 gene encoding LOW QUALITY PROTEIN: cytochrome c oxidase subunit 5B, mitochondrial (The sequence of the model RefSeq protein was modified relative to this genomic sequence to represent the inferred CDS: deleted 2 bases in 2 codons) yields MRVSAALRLLPAASARAAPARHLAHRLATDEEQATGLERKVLEAMNKGLDPYSMFRPKRYAGTKEDPNLVPSITNKRIVGCVCEEDNSCVIWFWLHKGEAQRCPSCGAHYKLIPHELPH; encoded by the exons ATGCGGGTGAGCGCGGCCCTGCGGCTGCTGCCCGCCGCCTCCGCCCgggccgcgcccgcccgccaCCTCGCCC ACCGCCTGGCCACCGATGAGGAGCAGGCCACGGGGCTGGAGCGGAAGGTGCTGGAG GCCATGAACAAGGGCCTG gaCCCCTACAGCATGTTCCGGCCGAAGCGCTACGCGGGGACCAAGGAGGACCCCAACCTCGTC CCCTCCATCACCAACAAGCGTATCGTGGGCTGCGTCT gCGAAGAGGACAACAGCTGCGTCATCTGGTTCTGGCTGCACAAGGGGGAGGCTCAGCGCTGCCCCTCCTGCGGTGCCCACTACAAGCTGATCCCCCACGAGCTGCCCCACTGA